The genomic region GGCTGCTTTTCCCCGGGTAATTTCATCCGGATCCTTCAGGGCCAGGCTGAGTGCATCGGTCGCTGCCTCGGATTTTATCTCGCCAAGCGCCCATGCAGCCCCGTGACGGACCCAGGGATGGGGATCTTTCAGGGCTGCAATCAGCGGCTTAACAGCAATTTCCGATTTGCGGTGCCCGAGCTCCCCGGCAGCAGCGGAACGGACCAGTTCGCTGGGATTCTTGAGTTCGCGGATCAGTTGATCGATGGATTGTTCAGCAGGGATATCCGAAGGTGCTGCAGTATCCGGACCGGCGGATCCGGCCGTATCATGGGCGGGCACCTTTGGCTTCTTTTTGCTTTTTGAAACCATAGTATATCACAACCTCGTATAGGGAATCTCCCTGGTATGGCGGATATCGGAACAGAAGAGATGGTTTCCTGAAATCGTATGCGGATTTGAACGGTCATATCCGGGCAGGGCATGTGGATATCTATCCATGATATATTTAGAGGTTTGCCCGCCGGGGATTCTTGCAAAAAGCCAGAAAACCCGAGGGAAGACACAGGGTTATCGGTTTTTCTGCCGCAGCAGATTGGATACATTGACGTACCCGGACATCGGGAATCCGGCCTCCCGGCCTCACTACAGATCCTACCGCTCCTGGTCCTTTTCCTGCCGGGATGAGAGGAACCGGTCCACCCGGCCAACCAGCCTCTCGCAATGGATCTTTGTCGACGGCAGGAGCCAGGGCATGAACCGGGTTGTGATGACCGCAGCCGTGAGCATCTTGGATCCAAGATGGTTCTCCCGGCCGATCACGTTTGCCCTGCCATGGCTAAGCTCGTCAAGAAACTGGGCCGGATCCCCTGATTTCGTGCAGGTCACCGAACTGCCCAGGTCAAATATCACATGACCGTCCGATCCACCGGTGGGGGGAAGGCCGAGCCTTGTTGCAAGGGAGATTGCCCGGATATTCTCCCCCCGGGCCATATTGGCGCAGATCCCCTCGATGAGATCGCACTCCTGGTAGAGCGACTCATCCAGGTACCCTTTCTCAATGCATTTTCCCAGGCCCGAGTTGAAGAGGAGGTAGCCGTAAGGGTGGGCCGGGGCCCTAAGGCAGGAGTATCCGCCCGCGGCTTCAAGCACCTCCCGGGTGGTGATGGTTGTGAGCATCCACGGGCTCTCCCGCCGGCGCTCTTTGATATGCCGGACAAAAAAGTCCTCAAGATCGCGGGGGGAGTAAAAGTACACAAGGATGTGCGGGCCGTCACAGGTACTGATCTCGATACCCGGGATGACGAGGAGATCCGATCGCTCCCTGCACGCGGCAAGGGCGCCGGAGATCTCGTTGTGATCGGTCACGGCACAGCCGGCCCCGTTCTTCCGTATCGTCCGGAGCAGGGACGCAATACTTACCGAGCTGTCCGTATGGGTTGTGTGGAAATGCATATCGGCCGGATAAAAGCCTTCGGCCCGGATCCGGGCCGGGTACGGCCGGGCAAACCGGACATCCGGGGATTCATGGGCAGTCATACCGGTCTCCAGAAAAGAGGGACCCCATACTGGTGAGCCATCAGAGCACCGGGGAGAAGAGCCGTGCAACCGGTTCCCAGATCTTCTCCATGAGCGGGCGTTTCTCAAGCGATTCGGGCGTGATCTCGGTTGAGTGTTTGAGGTCCTCCTCAAAGATCGCCCTGAGCTTTTTTGCATAGGCCGGGTTGTAGATCAACGCATTGGTCTCGAAATTGAGCTTGAAGCTGCGGACATCCCAGTTCGCGCTCCCGACCGAGGCTACGAGGCCGTCGATGACAAGCGTCTTGGCATGGATGAAACCCTCATCGTACGTGTACGCCTTCACCCCCGCATCGAGCAGGTCCCGGATGAACGCGTGGTTCACGGCATAGACGAACATGTGATCGGGCTTGCAGGGAATCATGATCTTCACATCGATCCCGGACTGCGCAGCCAGGCGCAGGGCATCGATCAGGCTTGCGTCCGGCACGAAATACGGGGTCTGGATATAAACCGATTCCGAGGCGGTATTGATCAGCTGGAGGTACGCGAGCTTGATCTGGTTGTGCCGGTGATCCGGGCCGCTTGACACGATCTGGACAGCGGCAGAACCGGTCCCTCCGGTCCTGGGAAAATACCGGGGGGACAGTTCCACCGGATCCTTCGAGGCATAGTTCCAGTCCATCAGGAACCGGAGTTCCAGCATGTGGGCTGCGTCTCCGTCAATCTTTACGTGGGTATCCCGCCAGAGCCCGAGCTCTCTTCTCCCTACGTACTCGTCGCCCACGTTGAACCCGCCGCAGAACGCGGTCTTCCCGTCAATGACAACGATCTTCCGGTGGTTCCGGTTGTTGAACCGGAAGTTGATGAAGCGCAAGAATCCCGGGAAGAAGACTGCTTTTTTGCCCCCGGCCTCGATGAACGGCTTCCAGAACGCGGGCGGAACAACCGAGAAGGGAAGGCCGTCGACAAGGACCCGGACCTCCACGCCTTCCTTTGCTTTTCTGGTGAGGAGCGCTGCCATCTCGGAGCCCAGCCTGTCGGGCGAGATGTAATAATATTCCACATGGACGAACTCTTTTGCCTGCTCTATTGCTGCAAAGAGCGCCCTGAACTTCTCGTGCCCGTCCGTATAGATCTCGATCTTGTTATTGTTCGAGACGATCGAGTTGTTGCTGACCAGCAGCATCCGGATGACCCGCAGAAATTTGTTCTCGCGCTCGTCTTTGCTTACATTTTCGAGCCGGGCCACTTCAGTGAGCTGGCCGGCAACCAGTTCCTGGACCTTCCGGTCATCTTCCGATTTGATCCGGAAGAGCCGGGCCCGGTAAAAATTCTGCCCGAACGCGAGGTAGAAGAGAAAGCCGAGAATGGGGATAAAGGCAAGGAGGGTGAGCCAGGCAAGGGCGATCTCCGGGGTCTTGCGTTCGAAAAAGACAATGCTGATGCCAAAACAGATATTCAGGATCACGATTGCGAGAACGAGCGGGTCCACGGCCATGGTACCGGACTTTGTCCGTCTATGGTATCAACGTTCTCTTTTGCTTTGAGTGTGTGCTTCCCGACAGTTCGGGTTTGAACGGACTCCGGAGCCGCCGGCGGAAAGATCAGATCCCATCAGCCAGCTAAACCGGTCTGTGTACTAAAACTGTTGAATTCCCCGGTACAATCAATAAAAAATCTTTTTCCCTGCAATCAGTGAAACACTATCGTTGATACAGAACTATGGTAGACCTGAAGATCCCCCCGGAAAAAGCAATTTTCCTGCTGAACGGGAGAATTGACGATATACAAACGATCAAAACAAACCAGTACGGTCCTGAATATTACGAATTTGTCCGCTGGTGTTCGAAAACCTATGCCGCGATCGATGAGATATATATGCCCGGTGACATCCATCCCGAAGATATCCGGACGCTCGGGCTCCAGAACTGCTCCTGTAATTCGGAAATGAAGGCATTGATCCTTATCGAAGCCTACCATGCCCGGCTGTCGGATTATATCCGGGAAATTGAGGAGGCAATGAAACCTAGGGAACAGGAAAACAAAAAAACCCGTGGGGAATAAAAGAAAAAGTGCCTGCAAGCCGGTGACCGGCCAGCTGCCGGAGGTTGTGGTCACGGGGTCAGCCATTATGGCAGGGGATTGGATTGGCACGTGGATCCTTGGTTGCAGAGAATAAATTCCCTGATCAGACCGACCGGGCCGGGCTTGCAGGATCCCAGCCAGATAGGTGCCATTTATTGCCCTTGTTACAGAATATCGTGATACCAAAAGGTACAGTTGAGAGGGAAAGATGCATTACAAAAAGATTGGTTCCACCTGCATAATCCGTATCGATCGCGGGGAAGAGGTCGTAAGTACACTGATACAGTTCTGCACGGAACATGAGATCACGCTTGGCACCGTCCAGGGTATTGGTGCGGTCAACAGCGTGATGATCGGGCTCTTCGAAACTGCGACAAAAGTGTATCACACGACAACATTATCAGGAGACCACGAGATCACATCGCTCCTTGGGAATATCACAACCCTTGAAGGCAAACCCTACCTCCATCTCCATGCAACCGTCTCCGATGCATCGCACCAAACCTTCGGAGGCCACCTGACGAGTGCTGTTGTCAGCGGGACGTGCGAGGTATTTATTCATATAATTGGCGGACAGGTCGGGCGGATGTTCGATGACGATGTCGGGTTGAATGTGTTTTGTATATAAACCAATTTTTCATAAAAGACTGATAAGGTTGGATGTTCAGCCTAGAAAAAACTAAAAAAATGTGATTATTGGAGCTGATTCCTTTCAGGAACTGCCTTTTCCATACGTGTTCATCCAGTGGATATCCCGAAAGCAGATGAGGTCCTGAATTGGCCTGGATTCTCTGAAAACCACCTTAACCCGGCATCGGGGACATCCAGCAAAGAAACAGCCGGCTTCCGGAATTCCACAAAAAATTCCTTCCCCGGGTATCGACCCGTTTCCCTTTTCCGGTTCAACCCTGACTGCCAGAAACGTTACCATATCTTTTCGTTTCTTTTCCGGAATTAAAACAAAAAACAAAAATGTTGTATACAAATTTATTATATTTGTTAAAACTCTTAAAATGCTCAAACTTGAGCAAATATGAGAAAATTTTAGCATAAAAACGTAAATATTTAATTTTACATTGAGATTGCAATAGAAAAGAGCATATATGTTAGAAGTTGATACTATCCACAAGGGCTTTGGAATTACCGAAAGTCCGCTTTAGGCGAAATATGGATTTTTTCAAAAATGATAATGCATTCACCGGCCTCGAGGCTGCGATTGTGCTCATCGCATTCGTTGTCGTGGCGGCGGTGTTCTCGTATGTAGTGCTCGGCGCCGGGTTCTTCACAACCCAGAAAAGCCAGGAAGTTGTCCACACCGGTGTACAGCAGGCCAGTTCAACGCTTGAGATCGTTGGCAATGTCTATGGTACGGGCGCGGCAACGGTCTCGATCGATACCATCAACTTCTCAGCGGCACTCGCTCCCGGCGGAACCCCGGTGGACTTTGATAAAGTGGTAATAACCTACAGTAATGCATCCCAGCTCCAGACGCTGACGCGGGGAGCAAAGGGGTCGATGCCGAGCGCGGGCGGATGGTCAATCGCAACCGTCCAGAACGAGATAACCAATGACGATGTCCTGGAAAAAGGCGAACAGTTCGACATCATGGCAAAACCAACCAATGCCATTATGAAAAACGACCAGTTCCAGATGGAGATCAAACCGGCCATCGGCGCAGCTCTTTCAATCTCCCGGACAGCCCCGCCTTCAATCCAGGCCGTTAATGTACTCTTCTGATTCTATCCTTTTTTAAAAAATATCCGATTCAACCCATGGATTCAACAACACAACAACCTCCCTGTAACCCATGCGGATGCATCGTATTATCACGCAACGGTGCAACGAGAGTAAAACGATACCGGGGGCTGGATCTTTTCAGGATATTGATGGCCGGGTCTGGTGGACATTCCATGCCGGTGCAAGGCTGAACCGGCATTCCGGTTAATGCTCACGCATTCAAGAGAACACGGATATAAAAATCAGATCTCTCTCCGCAACGCAAGAGCGATCCCGACTCCGGCCATCACGGGAATTATGGCAGCCGATGCCTTAGGAGTCGGTGCCGCCGGTTGGGATGCCTGGCTGGAAGGAGCGCTCGCAGCCGGCATTGTGTAGGTCCGGGCAGCTGATCCGGAGAGCGAACACGTTGCGGTCACGTCCACCACGTCCCCGGGCCGGAGCGCAAGCGGGTATGTGTACGTGAACGTATCGGATGGCTGGCTTGTATACACGGAATCGTTGACACTCTTGCCGTTGACATTCACGGCCACTTCCTTGATGTAATGCCCGTT from uncultured Methanoregula sp. harbors:
- the cls gene encoding cardiolipin synthase gives rise to the protein MAVDPLVLAIVILNICFGISIVFFERKTPEIALAWLTLLAFIPILGFLFYLAFGQNFYRARLFRIKSEDDRKVQELVAGQLTEVARLENVSKDERENKFLRVIRMLLVSNNSIVSNNNKIEIYTDGHEKFRALFAAIEQAKEFVHVEYYYISPDRLGSEMAALLTRKAKEGVEVRVLVDGLPFSVVPPAFWKPFIEAGGKKAVFFPGFLRFINFRFNNRNHRKIVVIDGKTAFCGGFNVGDEYVGRRELGLWRDTHVKIDGDAAHMLELRFLMDWNYASKDPVELSPRYFPRTGGTGSAAVQIVSSGPDHRHNQIKLAYLQLINTASESVYIQTPYFVPDASLIDALRLAAQSGIDVKIMIPCKPDHMFVYAVNHAFIRDLLDAGVKAYTYDEGFIHAKTLVIDGLVASVGSANWDVRSFKLNFETNALIYNPAYAKKLRAIFEEDLKHSTEITPESLEKRPLMEKIWEPVARLFSPVL
- a CDS encoding PHP-associated domain-containing protein, which encodes MTAHESPDVRFARPYPARIRAEGFYPADMHFHTTHTDSSVSIASLLRTIRKNGAGCAVTDHNEISGALAACRERSDLLVIPGIEISTCDGPHILVYFYSPRDLEDFFVRHIKERRRESPWMLTTITTREVLEAAGGYSCLRAPAHPYGYLLFNSGLGKCIEKGYLDESLYQECDLIEGICANMARGENIRAISLATRLGLPPTGGSDGHVIFDLGSSVTCTKSGDPAQFLDELSHGRANVIGRENHLGSKMLTAAVITTRFMPWLLPSTKIHCERLVGRVDRFLSSRQEKDQER
- a CDS encoding PPC domain-containing DNA-binding protein, which codes for MHYKKIGSTCIIRIDRGEEVVSTLIQFCTEHEITLGTVQGIGAVNSVMIGLFETATKVYHTTTLSGDHEITSLLGNITTLEGKPYLHLHATVSDASHQTFGGHLTSAVVSGTCEVFIHIIGGQVGRMFDDDVGLNVFCI
- a CDS encoding HEAT repeat domain-containing protein, whose amino-acid sequence is MVSKSKKKPKVPAHDTAGSAGPDTAAPSDIPAEQSIDQLIRELKNPSELVRSAAAGELGHRKSEIAVKPLIAALKDPHPWVRHGAAWALGEIKSEAATDALSLALKDPDEITRGKAAEALVKIRGF
- a CDS encoding archaellin/type IV pilin N-terminal domain-containing protein, which gives rise to MDFFKNDNAFTGLEAAIVLIAFVVVAAVFSYVVLGAGFFTTQKSQEVVHTGVQQASSTLEIVGNVYGTGAATVSIDTINFSAALAPGGTPVDFDKVVITYSNASQLQTLTRGAKGSMPSAGGWSIATVQNEITNDDVLEKGEQFDIMAKPTNAIMKNDQFQMEIKPAIGAALSISRTAPPSIQAVNVLF